A genomic region of Chryseobacterium sp. KACC 21268 contains the following coding sequences:
- a CDS encoding SusC/RagA family TonB-linked outer membrane protein: protein MKKLTTSVLAVVLSSSFAMVSAQTVQDTAKTQDIEGVVVTALGIKREKKSLGYASQEIKASALSDGTTNTGNIASQLSGKIAGLNVTTTSNFGGSSNLLIRGVKSVQGGNPLIVIDGSPINNTSTYTSAVDYGNALSDINQEDIASINVLKGAAASALYGERGLNGVIVIVIVTKNGKGKDDGSWGVTFSSTVQAGFIDKSTFPEYQNKYGGGYDADFYMEANAPDGNPYANFYEDASWGPAFNPNQMVYQWNAFDPTSPNFGKATPWVAAKNGPIKFFNTPITYTNTVSLEKGEKGKNILFTYDNMTSDGLVPNSHLAKNSMSLKVNYDLTEKLHASFYSTLTLQDTRGRSITGYSDNLMSGFRQWWQTNVDLKDQERAYFSNVANPSEANNYGNVSWNRYSSTDGHAGYWNNPYFQAYENVISDKRARTFSIGSLTYDVSKNLTLTGKVSYDRTNLSIQNRLAVGSASSNFGQSGKAVYSGYARQDFVRTETNYDVMANYKFDITDNINASGVVGGNIRRNYYNSISASTEGGLVVPGIYSLGNSALPTLAPTENESTQQTNSGYATASLDFYKIFYVDGTYRIDQSSTLPKENNVYKYGSVTGSLILTELFKPSWLSFWKLRGNYAEVGGTADPYLLANSYVSNGFFGDVGMYVSQTNQPNAFLKPQRSKEFEFGTEAQFFNGRVTADVAYYKTKTFDQILGTLPVSTASGVITAAQNAGQIDNWGWEASLGLVPIKTTNFNWNLDVNWSQNRNKVVSLIPGVENLLISSFTGGVSMNARVGEAWGALVGSDYVYLNGEKVINATTGRYLRQNNQIIGNTTPDWIGGVRNSFSYKGFTLSFLIDVKKGGDVYSTDMYYGLATGLYKETGDYRESGTVWQGVNPNGQVNTTVTATPGTFGAMDGYVSMPTSRFVYDGSYVKLREASIGYSLPKSLLFGTFVNDAKISIVGRNLWIIHKNLPYADPEAMLGGGNRSYGSSIGSLPTTRDIGVNVTLKF, encoded by the coding sequence ATGAAAAAATTAACAACAAGCGTTTTAGCAGTGGTTCTTTCTTCGTCTTTTGCAATGGTTTCGGCGCAAACGGTACAGGATACGGCTAAGACTCAAGATATCGAAGGCGTTGTAGTGACGGCTTTAGGTATCAAGAGAGAAAAAAAATCTTTAGGATATGCTTCTCAAGAGATTAAAGCAAGTGCTTTGTCAGACGGAACAACTAATACAGGGAACATCGCTTCTCAGTTGTCCGGGAAAATTGCAGGTCTTAATGTAACAACCACAAGTAACTTTGGTGGATCTTCTAATCTATTGATTAGAGGTGTGAAAAGTGTACAGGGAGGTAACCCATTAATTGTAATTGATGGTTCTCCAATCAACAATACATCAACGTATACTTCTGCTGTAGATTATGGTAATGCTTTATCTGATATCAACCAAGAGGATATCGCATCTATCAACGTATTGAAAGGTGCAGCAGCATCTGCTCTTTATGGTGAGAGAGGTCTTAATGGTGTTATCGTTATCGTTATCGTTACCAAAAACGGTAAAGGTAAAGATGATGGATCTTGGGGTGTAACATTCTCTTCAACTGTTCAAGCTGGATTTATTGATAAAAGTACTTTTCCAGAATACCAGAACAAATATGGTGGTGGATACGATGCTGACTTCTATATGGAAGCAAACGCACCAGATGGCAATCCATATGCTAACTTCTATGAGGATGCATCTTGGGGACCAGCATTTAATCCTAATCAAATGGTGTACCAATGGAATGCTTTTGATCCAACCTCTCCAAATTTCGGAAAAGCAACACCTTGGGTAGCTGCGAAAAATGGACCAATTAAATTCTTTAATACTCCAATCACTTACACTAATACTGTATCATTGGAAAAGGGTGAAAAAGGAAAAAACATATTGTTTACGTATGATAATATGACATCTGACGGTTTGGTTCCAAACTCTCACCTTGCTAAGAATTCAATGTCATTGAAAGTTAATTACGATTTAACTGAAAAATTACACGCATCTTTTTATTCTACTTTGACACTTCAAGATACCAGAGGTAGAAGTATTACTGGTTATAGTGATAACCTAATGTCTGGTTTCAGACAATGGTGGCAAACCAATGTTGATTTGAAGGATCAAGAAAGAGCTTATTTCAGTAATGTAGCTAATCCATCAGAAGCTAATAATTACGGAAACGTAAGTTGGAACAGATACAGCTCAACAGACGGACACGCGGGATATTGGAATAATCCATATTTCCAAGCTTACGAAAATGTTATTAGCGATAAAAGAGCAAGAACTTTCAGTATTGGTAGTTTAACCTATGATGTTTCAAAGAACTTAACACTAACAGGTAAAGTTTCATATGACAGAACAAACCTTTCTATCCAGAATAGATTGGCAGTAGGATCTGCATCTTCTAACTTCGGACAATCAGGAAAAGCTGTTTATTCAGGATATGCTAGACAAGATTTTGTTAGAACTGAAACTAACTACGATGTAATGGCAAACTATAAGTTTGATATTACTGACAACATCAACGCAAGTGGTGTAGTAGGAGGGAACATCAGAAGAAATTATTATAACTCAATATCTGCATCAACAGAAGGTGGACTAGTAGTTCCTGGAATCTACTCTCTAGGTAATTCTGCACTTCCAACTTTGGCTCCAACTGAAAATGAGTCAACTCAGCAGACTAATAGTGGTTATGCTACTGCATCATTGGATTTCTATAAAATTTTCTATGTAGATGGTACTTATAGAATCGATCAGAGTTCTACACTTCCAAAAGAAAACAACGTTTATAAATATGGTTCTGTAACTGGATCATTAATCTTGACAGAATTGTTCAAACCAAGTTGGTTGAGCTTCTGGAAATTGAGAGGAAACTACGCAGAAGTAGGAGGTACTGCAGATCCTTATTTGCTTGCTAACTCTTATGTTTCTAACGGTTTCTTTGGTGATGTTGGAATGTATGTATCTCAAACTAACCAGCCAAATGCTTTCTTGAAACCACAAAGGTCTAAAGAATTTGAATTTGGTACTGAAGCACAATTCTTCAATGGTAGAGTTACCGCTGATGTAGCTTACTACAAAACTAAAACTTTTGATCAGATCTTGGGAACTCTTCCAGTTTCTACTGCATCAGGTGTAATTACTGCTGCGCAAAATGCTGGACAGATTGACAACTGGGGTTGGGAAGCAAGCTTAGGTTTGGTTCCAATTAAAACAACAAACTTCAACTGGAATTTGGATGTTAACTGGTCTCAAAACAGAAACAAAGTTGTTTCTTTGATTCCTGGAGTTGAAAACTTGTTGATTTCTAGTTTCACAGGAGGTGTTTCTATGAACGCAAGAGTAGGTGAAGCTTGGGGTGCATTAGTTGGATCTGATTACGTTTACCTAAACGGAGAAAAAGTGATCAACGCTACTACAGGTAGATATTTGAGACAAAACAATCAAATCATTGGTAATACTACACCAGATTGGATTGGAGGTGTAAGAAACAGTTTCTCTTATAAAGGATTTACGCTAAGCTTCTTGATCGATGTTAAGAAAGGTGGTGATGTATATTCTACTGATATGTATTACGGTTTGGCAACAGGTCTTTACAAAGAAACAGGAGATTACAGAGAAAGTGGAACAGTTTGGCAGGGTGTAAATCCTAACGGACAGGTTAACACAACTGTAACTGCTACACCAGGTACTTTTGGAGCTATGGATGGTTATGTTAGTATGCCAACTAGCAGATTCGTATATGATGGATCTTATGTAAAACTGAGAGAGGCTAGTATTGGTTATTCTTTACCAAAATCTCTATTGTTCGGAACTTTTGTTAATGATGCTAAAATATCAATCGTAGGAAGAAACTTGTGGATCATCCATAAGAATCTACCTTATGCAGATCCTGAAGCAATGCTTGGAGGTGGAAACCGTTCTTACGGATCATCTATCGGATCTCTTCCAACTACAAGAGATATCGGAGTAAACGTAACGTTAAAATTCTAA